A stretch of Microbulbifer bruguierae DNA encodes these proteins:
- a CDS encoding N-6 DNA methylase, whose amino-acid sequence MTNNDIVQKLWNLCDVLRDDGINYSDYVTELVLLLFIKMVHENTEAGTLEKHPLPEGCRWTDLNRKSGINLLDDYKRILLALSSGRDGSGNIVHEDPLISAIYADAQTRLREPQHLAQMISALDQIDWFSAQKDGLGDLYEGLLQKNANETKSGAGQYFTPRALINSMVRCIKPQPGEVIQDPAAGTAGFLIAADQYIKGNTDDLFDLNAKQQAFQKNRAFVGVELVPGTRRLALMNCLLHGMEGDDEGVVHLGNALGHAGAGLPKADIVLANPPFGTAKGGDASITRDDLTFKTSNKQLAFLQHIYRNLKPGGRAAVVLPDNVLFEAGVGTDIRRDLMDKCNLHTILRLPTGIFYAQGVKTNVLFFTKGSAKDKLQEESCTKNVWVYDLRTNMPSFGKRSPFGEQHLKPFEKVYGRKPDGTSKRSEGEWSFGAEEIDLAAGDENQNVDERLAHSRWRCFSRAWIAEHKGDSLDISWLKDADSVDAANLPEPGVLAGEAMGELVQALGELDGLMRELGANDEADAQLALLSEMFCEAKQ is encoded by the coding sequence ATGACCAACAACGACATCGTCCAGAAACTCTGGAACCTCTGCGACGTGCTGCGCGACGACGGCATCAACTACTCGGACTACGTCACCGAGCTGGTGTTGCTGCTGTTTATCAAAATGGTGCACGAGAACACCGAAGCCGGCACCCTGGAGAAACACCCGCTGCCGGAAGGCTGCCGCTGGACGGATCTCAACAGAAAATCCGGCATCAACCTGCTGGACGACTACAAGCGCATCCTGCTGGCGCTCTCCAGCGGCAGGGACGGCAGCGGCAATATCGTGCACGAAGATCCGCTGATCAGCGCCATCTACGCCGACGCCCAGACCCGCCTGCGCGAGCCGCAGCACCTGGCACAGATGATCAGCGCCCTCGATCAGATCGACTGGTTCAGCGCGCAGAAAGACGGCCTCGGCGATCTCTACGAGGGCCTGCTGCAGAAGAACGCCAACGAAACCAAATCCGGTGCCGGCCAGTACTTCACGCCGCGCGCGCTGATCAATTCCATGGTGCGCTGCATCAAGCCCCAACCCGGCGAAGTCATCCAGGACCCGGCCGCGGGCACCGCGGGCTTTTTGATTGCCGCCGACCAGTACATCAAGGGCAACACCGACGACCTGTTCGACCTCAACGCCAAACAGCAGGCATTCCAGAAAAACCGCGCGTTTGTGGGCGTGGAACTGGTACCCGGCACCCGCCGCCTGGCGCTGATGAACTGTCTGCTGCACGGTATGGAAGGGGACGACGAGGGTGTGGTGCATCTGGGCAACGCCCTCGGCCACGCCGGCGCCGGCCTGCCGAAGGCCGATATTGTGCTCGCCAACCCGCCGTTCGGCACCGCCAAAGGCGGCGACGCCAGCATCACCCGCGACGACCTCACGTTTAAAACCAGCAACAAGCAGCTGGCCTTTCTGCAGCATATCTACCGCAATTTAAAACCCGGCGGCCGCGCCGCGGTGGTACTGCCGGACAACGTGCTGTTTGAAGCCGGCGTCGGTACCGATATCCGCCGCGACCTGATGGACAAGTGCAACCTGCACACCATCCTGCGCCTGCCCACCGGGATTTTTTACGCCCAGGGGGTGAAGACCAACGTACTGTTCTTCACCAAAGGCAGCGCCAAAGACAAGCTGCAGGAAGAAAGCTGCACCAAAAATGTATGGGTGTACGACCTGCGCACCAATATGCCGAGCTTCGGCAAACGCAGCCCGTTTGGCGAACAGCACCTGAAGCCGTTTGAAAAGGTCTACGGCAGAAAACCCGACGGTACCAGCAAACGCAGCGAGGGCGAATGGAGCTTCGGCGCCGAGGAAATCGACCTTGCCGCCGGCGATGAAAATCAGAACGTGGACGAACGCCTGGCCCACAGCCGCTGGCGCTGCTTTTCCAGAGCGTGGATTGCCGAACACAAGGGCGACTCGCTGGATATCAGCTGGCTGAAGGACGCGGACAGCGTGGATGCGGCGAATCTGCCGGAGCCGGGTGTGCTGGCCGGTGAGGCGATGGGTGAGCTGGTGCAGGCGCTGGGGGAACTGGATGGACTGATGCGGGAACTCGGGGCTAACGATGAAGCCGATGCCCAGCTAGCACTTTTGTCCGAGATGTTTTGTGAGGCGAAGCAATGA
- a CDS encoding arylsulfatase: MKFMSWMTAAVAFMVVLSAMAQESGKLGSPSATTTIPGNQLPAPPPKFGGVIKQGALQSTPWWPPRIVPPKDAPNVLLIMTDDAGFAVNSVFGGVIPTPSMERIAESGLRYNRIMSTALCSPTRAALITGRNHHSVGFGVIAEQATGFPGYDSIIGVDNATIGRILRDNGYATSWFGKNHNTPTYQASQAGPFTQWPTGMGFDYFYGFVGGDANQWGPNLFRNTTQIYPWIGHEGSLKMDRSDPNAKIWPVTGKEPSWNLITAMADDAIDWMSRIHQTNPDQPIFLHYVPGATHAPHHPTKEWVDKIQALHLFDDGYEKLRERIFENQQKLGVIPPDQKLTPWPKDILPPWDTLSADAKRLFIRQAEVFAAYVAYSDHEIGRVIQAFEDLGKLENTIVIYINGDNGTSAEGGPQGTFSEVAFFNDVTPPIDVQMKYYDAWGTEFAYNHMSAGWSWAFDTPFDWFKQNASRLGGINQNMVISWPKRIKDKGGLREQFTHVIDVTPTLLEVIGIPAPEYVDGIKQKPIEGTSFAYTFDAKNAKAESRHKTQYFEMMGQWALYHEGWLLSTKVNRAPWQAFQEANADPLNNQVFQLYNLNESWNQSEDIADKHPDKVKQLRQLFVEEAKKYQVFPMNASMAARVVAARPSLTAGRNELVYTRPMTGTPQGDAPFLLNTSYTITADITVPEGGAQGMIATSGGRFAGWGFYLLDGKPVFNWNLLNLEWVRWEAPQALTPGQHTLVFDFKYDGLGLGTIEYNSFAGVGKGGTGTLKVDGKVVASKRMEKTIPIILQWDESFDIGSDTITGIDDRDYLPPFPLTAKLNKLTINIDRPQLSPEDIKKLEAGMKKAAAGIQ, encoded by the coding sequence ATGAAATTCATGTCATGGATGACAGCCGCTGTCGCTTTTATGGTAGTACTTTCGGCGATGGCACAGGAGTCCGGCAAACTCGGTTCACCCAGTGCGACGACGACCATTCCGGGTAACCAGTTGCCCGCGCCACCGCCGAAGTTTGGCGGGGTCATCAAGCAGGGCGCGCTGCAATCTACCCCCTGGTGGCCACCGCGTATCGTGCCGCCGAAAGATGCCCCCAACGTTCTGCTAATCATGACCGATGACGCGGGCTTTGCGGTGAACAGCGTGTTCGGCGGCGTCATTCCCACACCCTCGATGGAGCGCATTGCCGAAAGCGGGCTGCGCTACAACCGCATCATGTCCACCGCCCTGTGTTCGCCCACACGCGCGGCACTGATTACCGGGCGCAACCACCACTCGGTGGGCTTTGGCGTGATTGCCGAGCAGGCCACGGGCTTTCCCGGCTACGACAGCATCATCGGCGTCGACAACGCCACCATCGGCCGTATCCTGCGCGACAACGGCTACGCCACCAGCTGGTTTGGCAAAAACCACAACACGCCCACCTATCAGGCGAGCCAAGCCGGGCCCTTTACCCAGTGGCCCACCGGCATGGGGTTCGATTATTTTTACGGTTTTGTCGGTGGGGACGCCAACCAGTGGGGGCCGAACCTGTTCCGCAACACCACCCAGATCTATCCGTGGATCGGGCACGAGGGCAGCCTGAAAATGGACCGCTCGGATCCCAACGCAAAGATCTGGCCGGTGACCGGCAAGGAGCCCTCCTGGAACCTGATTACGGCGATGGCGGACGATGCCATCGACTGGATGAGCCGCATCCACCAGACCAATCCCGACCAGCCAATTTTTCTCCACTATGTGCCCGGTGCCACCCATGCGCCGCACCACCCCACCAAAGAGTGGGTCGACAAAATCCAGGCGCTGCACCTGTTTGACGACGGCTACGAAAAGCTGCGCGAACGCATTTTCGAGAACCAGCAAAAACTCGGCGTGATCCCGCCAGACCAGAAACTCACTCCGTGGCCGAAAGACATTCTTCCACCTTGGGACACGCTCAGCGCCGACGCCAAGAGGCTCTTTATCCGCCAGGCCGAAGTGTTCGCCGCCTATGTGGCTTACAGCGATCATGAAATCGGCCGCGTCATTCAGGCCTTTGAGGATTTGGGCAAGCTGGAAAACACCATCGTCATCTACATCAACGGCGACAACGGCACCAGCGCCGAGGGCGGCCCGCAAGGGACCTTCAGTGAGGTCGCATTTTTCAATGACGTGACGCCGCCGATCGACGTGCAGATGAAATACTACGACGCCTGGGGCACCGAGTTTGCCTACAACCATATGTCGGCGGGCTGGTCCTGGGCCTTCGACACCCCGTTCGATTGGTTCAAGCAGAACGCCTCCCGCCTTGGCGGCATCAACCAGAATATGGTCATCTCCTGGCCGAAGCGCATCAAGGACAAGGGCGGACTGCGCGAACAATTCACCCATGTCATCGACGTCACGCCCACGCTGCTGGAAGTGATCGGTATCCCCGCCCCCGAGTATGTCGACGGTATCAAGCAGAAACCGATTGAAGGCACCAGCTTCGCTTACACCTTCGACGCCAAAAACGCCAAGGCCGAGTCCCGCCACAAGACCCAGTACTTCGAAATGATGGGACAGTGGGCGCTCTACCACGAAGGCTGGCTGCTGAGTACCAAGGTCAACCGCGCGCCCTGGCAGGCGTTCCAGGAAGCGAATGCGGACCCGCTGAACAATCAGGTCTTCCAGCTCTATAACCTGAACGAGAGCTGGAACCAGTCGGAAGATATTGCCGACAAGCACCCGGACAAGGTCAAACAACTGCGGCAGCTGTTTGTCGAGGAGGCGAAAAAGTATCAGGTGTTCCCGATGAATGCCTCGATGGCAGCCAGGGTCGTGGCCGCGCGCCCGAGCCTTACCGCCGGCCGCAACGAGCTGGTGTATACCCGTCCCATGACCGGCACGCCGCAAGGCGATGCGCCCTTCCTGCTCAACACCTCCTACACCATCACCGCGGATATCACCGTGCCCGAGGGCGGTGCCCAAGGCATGATCGCCACCTCCGGTGGACGCTTTGCCGGTTGGGGTTTTTATCTGCTGGATGGCAAGCCGGTATTCAACTGGAACCTGCTAAACCTTGAATGGGTGAGATGGGAGGCGCCGCAGGCTCTCACACCCGGCCAGCACACCCTCGTGTTCGATTTCAAATACGACGGCCTGGGTCTCGGCACCATTGAGTACAACAGCTTTGCCGGCGTCGGCAAGGGCGGCACCGGCACCTTGAAAGTGGACGGCAAGGTGGTGGCCAGCAAGCGCATGGAAAAAACCATCCCGATCATCCTGCAGTGGGATGAGAGCTTCGATATCGGCTCCGACACCATCACCGGAATCGACGACCGCGATTACCTGCCACCGTTTCCACTGACCGCCAAATTGAACAAGCTGACGATCAACATCGACCGTCCGCAATTGTCGCCGGAAGATATCAAGAAGCTGGAAGCGGGGATGAAGAAGGCGGCGGCGGGGATTCAATAG
- a CDS encoding restriction endonuclease subunit S — MSDLSLPLGWVVARIGDIAIKGQQRKPDPDEVFTYVDIGSIDRSKKVIAEPQQLSGTDAPSRARKVINTGDILVSLTRPNLNAVALVDERFDNQIASTGFEVIKPVQVDSRYIYTLVRSKAFIDEISGVVQGALYPAAKSSDVQGFHFPLPPPAEQKVIADKLDTLLAQVENTKVRLQRIPQLLKRFRQSVLAAAVTGKLTEDKRRSKAISSSQSPVTINVESDEQPEGWNWQKLVDLAILESGHTPRKSVFDYWENGDVPWISLQDIRAAHGKIIENTKHMPTMKGIENSSARLLPTGTVCFSRDISVGFTTIMGKEMSTTQHFANWICGEKLNNKYLMYALMAAKDHLTISGQGTTVKTIYMPALKEFRLLTPPLKEQTEIVHRVEQLLAYADTIEQQVNNALARVEKLTQSVLAKAFRGELTEQWRKDNPELISGENSAAALLERIQTERAAAKPARKTRKKAG; from the coding sequence ATGAGTGATCTATCGCTGCCTCTGGGCTGGGTTGTAGCCCGTATTGGCGATATCGCAATTAAAGGTCAACAAAGAAAGCCCGACCCAGACGAAGTTTTTACCTATGTTGATATCGGCAGTATCGACAGAAGTAAGAAGGTCATTGCTGAACCTCAGCAATTGTCAGGCACCGATGCACCCAGCCGAGCTCGCAAAGTCATAAATACAGGTGATATCTTAGTCTCGCTTACGCGACCAAATCTGAATGCGGTGGCGCTGGTTGATGAGCGATTCGACAACCAAATCGCTTCTACTGGCTTCGAAGTTATTAAACCAGTTCAAGTGGATAGCCGGTACATATATACACTGGTTCGCTCAAAAGCCTTTATCGATGAAATAAGTGGTGTCGTTCAAGGCGCTCTCTACCCTGCCGCAAAGTCCTCAGATGTTCAGGGGTTCCACTTTCCTCTACCGCCGCCGGCCGAACAAAAAGTTATCGCCGACAAGCTCGACACCCTGCTGGCCCAGGTGGAAAACACCAAAGTCCGCCTCCAGCGCATCCCGCAGCTACTGAAACGCTTTCGGCAGTCTGTGCTGGCTGCCGCTGTAACTGGAAAATTGACAGAAGATAAGCGACGCTCAAAGGCAATTTCTTCGAGCCAGTCTCCCGTAACCATTAACGTCGAATCCGATGAACAACCAGAAGGCTGGAACTGGCAAAAACTTGTGGATTTGGCAATTCTAGAATCGGGACATACCCCAAGGAAATCAGTTTTCGATTATTGGGAAAACGGTGACGTCCCTTGGATTTCACTACAGGATATCCGTGCAGCTCACGGGAAAATAATTGAGAATACAAAACACATGCCCACGATGAAGGGCATTGAAAACTCAAGTGCTCGGCTACTTCCAACCGGAACAGTATGCTTTTCTCGCGACATATCAGTTGGATTTACAACAATCATGGGAAAAGAAATGTCCACCACTCAGCATTTTGCAAATTGGATATGCGGCGAGAAACTAAACAATAAATACCTTATGTACGCCCTAATGGCGGCAAAAGACCACCTCACCATTTCAGGTCAAGGAACTACTGTAAAAACCATTTATATGCCAGCCCTGAAAGAATTTCGGTTACTAACTCCGCCTCTCAAAGAACAAACCGAGATCGTGCACCGGGTAGAGCAACTCTTAGCCTACGCCGATACCATCGAACAACAGGTCAACAACGCCCTGGCACGGGTGGAAAAACTCACCCAGTCCGTCCTCGCCAAAGCCTTCCGCGGCGAGCTTACCGAGCAGTGGCGCAAGGACAACCCGGAACTGATCAGCGGCGAAAACTCCGCCGCCGCCCTGCTCGAACGTATCCAGACCGAACGCGCCGCCGCCAAACCGGCGCGAAAGACCCGCAAAAAAGCGGGTTGA